Proteins encoded by one window of Cupriavidus sp. EM10:
- the folK gene encoding 2-amino-4-hydroxy-6-hydroxymethyldihydropteridine diphosphokinase, translating to MTLAFIGIGANLGDARQALKDAIVCLAQQVGVTVVARSSFYRTAPVDATGDDYFNAVIKVETTFTATQLLRICHHIEDQFGRERPFRNAPRTLDLDLLMFGAESINTEALTVPHPRITERAFVLVPLLELDPTLEIPGRGRAADFLPGVQSQRIEKLSSCKCTRMQEGNAPT from the coding sequence ATGACGCTTGCCTTCATCGGCATCGGCGCCAATCTTGGAGATGCGCGCCAGGCGTTGAAAGACGCCATCGTGTGCCTGGCCCAGCAGGTCGGGGTCACGGTCGTTGCGCGGTCGTCGTTCTACCGCACGGCCCCGGTCGACGCCACGGGCGACGATTACTTCAACGCCGTGATCAAGGTCGAGACGACGTTCACGGCCACGCAACTGCTGCGCATCTGCCACCACATCGAAGACCAGTTCGGCCGCGAGCGGCCGTTCCGCAACGCGCCACGCACGCTGGACCTGGACCTGCTGATGTTCGGCGCCGAATCGATCAATACCGAGGCCCTGACCGTGCCGCATCCCCGCATCACGGAACGTGCCTTCGTGCTGGTGCCGCTGCTCGAACTGGATCCCACGCTGGAGATTCCAGGCCGTGGGCGCGCGGCGGATTTCCTGCCCGGCGTGCAGTCCCAGCGCATCGAGAAGCTTTCCTCATGCAAGTGCACGCGCATGCAGGAAGGCAACGCGCCAACCTGA
- a CDS encoding deoxynucleoside kinase, with protein MLDHLRRIVIEGPVGSGKSALAQRLAQYLRAGELPDGVRHNPFLERFYREPQRYALAMQLACLNQRATQLQQWQTAMLAGHRMITNFLHARDRLYASLTLEADELALYDALAARLQVPAQRVDLVIMLQATPSLLRERILRRGLPGETAIDESYLQRLHDAYGELFHRYDDAPVLIVDTAHFNPVDNDGDFRTLLSRIENMRGRKAFLNLAAR; from the coding sequence ATGCTCGACCATCTGCGACGCATCGTCATCGAAGGCCCGGTCGGATCGGGCAAGTCCGCGCTGGCCCAGCGCCTGGCGCAATACCTGCGGGCTGGCGAACTGCCCGACGGCGTGCGCCACAATCCCTTCCTCGAACGTTTCTATCGCGAGCCGCAGCGCTACGCGCTGGCAATGCAGCTGGCCTGCCTGAACCAGCGCGCCACGCAGTTGCAGCAATGGCAGACGGCGATGCTCGCCGGCCATCGCATGATTACGAATTTTCTCCACGCGCGCGACCGGCTCTACGCGTCGCTGACGCTGGAGGCCGACGAACTGGCGCTCTACGATGCGCTGGCGGCCCGGCTGCAGGTACCCGCGCAACGCGTGGACCTGGTCATCATGCTGCAGGCCACGCCGTCGCTGCTGCGCGAACGCATCCTGCGGCGCGGTCTGCCTGGCGAAACGGCTATCGACGAGTCGTACCTGCAACGGCTGCATGACGCCTACGGCGAACTGTTCCACCGTTATGACGACGCCCCCGTGCTGATCGTCGATACCGCCCACTTCAATCCGGTAGACAACGACGGCGATTTCCGTACACTACTGTCGCGCATCGAGAACATGCGGGGCCGCAAGGCCTTTCTGAATCTCGCTGCCCGCTGA
- the panB gene encoding 3-methyl-2-oxobutanoate hydroxymethyltransferase has translation MSYLLDPSRKTVTAPKLQAMRDAGEKIVMLTAYDSSFAALLDYCGVEMILVGDSLGNVMQGQQTTLPVTLEHMAYHTECVARGNQTALLVTDLPFGTYPTPEKAFESAATLMRAGAQMVKLEGGEWLAPTVKFLVDRSIPVCAHIGLTPQSVHAFGGFKVQGKTEAGAAQLKREAQALEQAGAQVILMEAVPAKLAGEVTALVKVPTIGIGAGVDCSGQVLVLQDMLNIYPGRKAKFVRNFMDGQTSIEAAVRAYVAAVKDGSFPAVEHTFSA, from the coding sequence ATGAGTTACCTCCTCGACCCTTCCCGCAAGACCGTCACCGCCCCCAAGCTGCAAGCCATGCGCGACGCCGGCGAAAAGATCGTCATGCTGACCGCCTACGATTCCAGCTTCGCCGCCCTGCTCGACTACTGCGGCGTCGAAATGATCCTGGTGGGCGATTCGCTGGGCAATGTGATGCAAGGCCAGCAGACCACGCTGCCCGTCACGCTTGAGCACATGGCGTATCACACCGAATGCGTGGCGCGCGGCAACCAGACCGCGCTGCTGGTGACGGACCTGCCGTTCGGCACCTATCCCACGCCCGAGAAGGCCTTTGAAAGCGCCGCCACGCTGATGCGCGCCGGCGCGCAGATGGTGAAGCTCGAAGGCGGCGAATGGCTGGCGCCGACCGTGAAATTCCTGGTCGACCGCAGCATTCCGGTGTGCGCCCATATCGGCCTGACCCCGCAGTCGGTGCACGCGTTCGGCGGCTTCAAGGTGCAGGGCAAGACCGAGGCCGGCGCCGCGCAACTGAAGCGCGAGGCGCAGGCGCTGGAGCAGGCCGGCGCGCAGGTCATCCTGATGGAAGCCGTGCCCGCCAAGCTGGCCGGCGAGGTGACCGCGCTGGTGAAGGTGCCGACCATCGGCATCGGCGCCGGCGTCGACTGCTCGGGCCAGGTACTGGTGCTGCAGGACATGCTGAACATCTACCCGGGCCGCAAGGCCAAGTTCGTCCGCAACTTCATGGACGGCCAGACGTCGATCGAAGCGGCCGTGCGCGCCTATGTGGCGGCGGTGAAGGATGGCAGTTTCCCGGCGGTGGAACACACGTTCTCGGCTTGA